The Cellulomonas sp. P24 genome contains a region encoding:
- the mraY gene encoding phospho-N-acetylmuramoyl-pentapeptide-transferase: protein MKAVLLAGAISLVVSLLGTPVFIRFLVHRQYGQFIRQDGPTGHFTKRGTPTMGGVVIILATLIGWSAAVAATGQLPNVSAVLVLFLMTGLGVVGFLDDFVKISRQRSLGLRARWKIAGQGLVGVIFAVLALQFPNRNFRTPASTRISFIRDTGLDLRFAGATIGLILFVLWANFLITAWSNAVNLTDGLDGLATGASLLVFGSYVIIGIWQFNQRCQSVLTAGPSCYEVRDPIGLAVVAAAITGACFGFLWWNASPAKIFMGDTGALALGGALAGLSILSRTEILAAIIGGLFVIVVLSDVIQIGFFKLTRRRVFKMAPLHHHFELSGWGEVTIVIRFWIIAGLFVALGVGIFYAEWVAS, encoded by the coding sequence GTGAAGGCCGTGCTGCTGGCCGGGGCCATCTCCCTCGTCGTGTCGCTCCTCGGCACCCCGGTGTTCATCCGGTTCCTGGTGCACCGGCAGTACGGGCAGTTCATCCGCCAGGACGGTCCGACCGGGCACTTCACCAAGCGCGGCACGCCGACGATGGGCGGGGTCGTCATCATCCTCGCCACCCTGATCGGGTGGAGCGCGGCGGTCGCCGCCACCGGCCAGCTGCCGAACGTCTCGGCCGTCCTCGTGCTGTTCCTCATGACCGGGCTCGGTGTCGTGGGGTTCCTCGACGACTTCGTCAAGATCTCCCGGCAGCGGAGCCTCGGGCTGCGTGCCCGGTGGAAGATCGCCGGTCAGGGACTCGTCGGCGTGATCTTCGCGGTGCTCGCCCTCCAGTTCCCCAACCGCAACTTCCGCACGCCGGCGTCGACCAGGATCTCGTTCATCCGCGACACCGGCCTCGATCTCCGGTTCGCCGGTGCGACGATCGGGCTGATCCTCTTCGTGCTGTGGGCGAACTTCCTCATCACGGCGTGGTCCAACGCGGTGAACCTGACCGACGGCCTGGACGGGCTGGCGACCGGGGCCTCACTGCTCGTCTTCGGCTCGTACGTCATCATCGGGATCTGGCAGTTCAACCAGCGCTGCCAGTCGGTGCTCACGGCCGGTCCCAGCTGCTACGAGGTGCGTGACCCGATTGGGCTCGCCGTGGTCGCGGCGGCGATCACGGGCGCGTGCTTCGGGTTCCTGTGGTGGAACGCCTCTCCGGCGAAGATCTTCATGGGGGACACCGGTGCTCTCGCCCTCGGCGGCGCCCTCGCGGGGCTGTCGATCCTCTCGCGGACCGAGATCCTCGCGGCGATCATCGGTGGGCTCTTCGTCATCGTCGTGCTCTCGGACGTGATCCAGATCGGGTTCTTCAAGCTGACCCGACGCCGGGTCTTCAAGATGGCGCCCCTCCATCACCACTTCGAGCTCTCGGGGTGGGGTGAGGTGACGATCGTCATCCGGTTCTGGATCATCGCGGGACTGTTCGTCGCCCTGGGCGTCGGGATCTTCTACGCCGAGTGGGTGGCCAGCTGA
- the murF gene encoding UDP-N-acetylmuramoyl-tripeptide--D-alanyl-D-alanine ligase, with amino-acid sequence MIALTAAEVAALVGGVLSGPIGPGELVDGPVVVDSRLVAPGAVFAALQGEHLDGHDYAEAAVAAGARLVLTDRPLNGVAGALPCVVVADVDAALGALAHGVLERLRGANASDDGVPAPVVVGVTGSVGKTTTKDLLSQLLAGHAATVAAAGSFNNTIGLPLTVLRADAATRYLVLEMGASGVGHIAELTRIARPDVSVVLAVGHAHLAGFGGIDAVARTKAEIVRALTPTGVAVLNADDPRVAEMASFAPGRVVTFGTNAAADVRARDVAIDRAGRASFTLVTGSGTAPVTLRLVGDHHVSNALAAAAVALELGVTLPEVATRLSAAEALSAHRMHVVDREDGVTIVDDSYNANPDSMRAALKALATIAGRDRRSVAVLGEMLELGAESRTEHDAIGRLIVRLNIALTVVVGPGAGPIGDGANHEGSWGDEILRVDDVENARLLLREVLRPGDVVLVKSSHGAGLWRLADELIEAGGHA; translated from the coding sequence GTGATCGCGCTCACGGCCGCTGAGGTGGCGGCTCTCGTCGGCGGCGTGCTCTCCGGTCCGATCGGGCCGGGAGAGCTCGTCGACGGCCCGGTCGTGGTCGACTCGCGGCTCGTCGCGCCCGGTGCGGTCTTCGCGGCGCTCCAGGGAGAGCACCTCGATGGCCACGACTACGCCGAGGCGGCTGTGGCCGCCGGTGCTCGGCTCGTCCTCACCGATCGTCCGTTGAACGGCGTCGCGGGCGCCCTGCCGTGCGTCGTCGTCGCTGACGTCGATGCCGCGCTGGGCGCGTTGGCGCACGGCGTCCTCGAACGACTGAGGGGTGCGAACGCATCGGACGACGGGGTCCCCGCTCCCGTCGTCGTGGGCGTGACGGGCTCGGTCGGGAAGACGACGACGAAGGACCTCCTGTCCCAGCTCCTCGCAGGTCATGCGGCCACCGTCGCCGCGGCGGGGTCGTTCAACAACACGATCGGGCTCCCGCTGACGGTGCTGCGTGCCGACGCAGCCACCCGGTACCTCGTGCTCGAGATGGGGGCCAGCGGAGTGGGGCACATCGCCGAGCTCACGCGGATCGCGCGTCCCGACGTCTCGGTGGTCCTCGCGGTCGGGCACGCCCACCTGGCCGGGTTCGGCGGGATCGACGCCGTCGCACGCACCAAGGCCGAGATCGTGCGCGCACTCACGCCGACCGGGGTGGCGGTCCTCAACGCCGACGACCCGCGTGTGGCCGAGATGGCCTCGTTCGCTCCCGGCCGGGTGGTCACGTTCGGCACGAACGCGGCGGCCGACGTACGGGCGCGCGACGTGGCGATCGACCGCGCCGGTCGCGCCTCCTTCACGCTGGTCACGGGATCCGGCACCGCGCCGGTCACCCTGCGGCTCGTGGGGGACCACCACGTCTCGAACGCGCTCGCCGCCGCGGCGGTCGCCCTCGAGCTCGGCGTGACGCTCCCGGAGGTCGCGACGCGGCTGAGCGCGGCCGAGGCGCTCAGCGCGCACCGCATGCACGTGGTCGACCGGGAGGACGGGGTCACGATCGTCGACGACTCGTACAACGCGAACCCGGACTCGATGCGTGCCGCCCTCAAGGCACTCGCGACGATCGCCGGCCGTGACCGCCGGAGCGTCGCCGTCCTGGGCGAGATGCTCGAGCTCGGGGCGGAGTCCCGCACCGAGCACGATGCGATCGGGCGCCTGATCGTCCGTCTGAACATCGCTCTCACCGTGGTGGTCGGACCGGGCGCGGGGCCGATCGGGGACGGCGCGAACCACGAAGGGTCGTGGGGCGACGAGATCCTTCGCGTCGACGATGTCGAGAACGCCCGTCTCCTGCTGCGCGAGGTGCTGCGACCCGGGGACGTGGTCCTGGTGAAGTCGTCCCACGGCGCCGGGCTCTGGCGACTCGCGGACGAGCTCATCGAGGCGGGCGGTCACGCGTGA
- a CDS encoding UDP-N-acetylmuramoyl-L-alanyl-D-glutamate--2,6-diaminopimelate ligase — translation MTPPQVRLRPAAPAAHRLTALAESLGPVEVALSAAHGSAGGDAGWRAVEVTGATMDSGDVQPGDLFIAVPGLRAHGATFAEQAVSAGAVAVLTDPAGAQLLAAGPLGRSGVPVLVTADPRAAAGAVAASVHDEPGTHLVTVGITGTNGKTTTTYLVDAALRASHRQTALLGTIETRLADQSTRSLRTTVEAPALHATLARARELGVTAVTMEVSSHALALGRVNGLVLDVAGFTNLQRDHLDFHGSMEEYFRAKAQLFTPRRARRGVVVVDDDWGRRLADEATIEVDTLSTRPGDDQADWSVTGATTSRDGVGTDFDLRGPDGAIHHATSPLPGWINVSNAALALVVAHRAGVPLADAIRAVAAAPGVPGRMERVLERGGGRPLALVDYAHTPDALALALDAVRPVTPGRVIVVLGAGGDRDRGKRTLMGQAAGLHAEVVIVTDDNPRSEDPAAIRAEILQGAREQGSRASRVDDIADRSEAIRLALRIAQEDDTIVVAGKGHELTQEIGGVTYAFSDQETLRAAVASTTPGHLA, via the coding sequence ATGACTCCACCGCAGGTTCGGCTGCGTCCTGCGGCCCCCGCGGCGCACCGGCTGACGGCCCTGGCCGAGTCGCTCGGCCCGGTCGAGGTCGCCCTTTCCGCAGCGCACGGCTCGGCCGGCGGGGACGCCGGATGGCGCGCCGTCGAGGTGACCGGCGCGACCATGGACAGCGGGGACGTGCAGCCGGGCGACCTCTTCATCGCGGTGCCGGGTCTCCGTGCCCACGGGGCGACGTTCGCCGAGCAGGCGGTGTCGGCCGGAGCGGTGGCGGTGCTGACGGACCCGGCGGGGGCCCAGCTCCTCGCGGCGGGCCCGCTCGGACGGTCGGGGGTCCCCGTCCTCGTCACGGCGGACCCGCGCGCGGCCGCAGGGGCCGTGGCGGCGTCGGTGCACGACGAGCCGGGGACGCACCTGGTGACCGTCGGGATCACCGGCACGAACGGCAAGACCACGACGACCTACCTCGTTGATGCCGCACTGCGGGCGTCGCACCGGCAGACGGCGCTGCTCGGCACGATCGAGACCCGCCTCGCGGACCAGTCCACCCGGAGCCTGCGGACCACCGTGGAGGCCCCGGCGCTGCACGCGACGCTGGCGCGGGCACGTGAGCTGGGCGTGACGGCGGTGACGATGGAGGTGTCGTCCCACGCCCTCGCGCTCGGCCGGGTCAACGGGCTCGTGCTCGACGTCGCCGGCTTCACGAACCTCCAGCGCGACCACCTGGACTTCCACGGCAGCATGGAGGAGTACTTCCGGGCCAAGGCTCAGCTCTTCACGCCTCGCCGGGCACGTCGAGGCGTCGTCGTCGTCGATGACGACTGGGGACGCCGGCTCGCCGACGAGGCGACGATCGAGGTCGACACGCTGTCGACCCGCCCCGGCGACGACCAGGCCGACTGGTCGGTCACAGGCGCGACCACGTCGAGGGACGGCGTCGGGACCGACTTCGACCTCCGTGGCCCGGACGGCGCGATCCATCACGCGACGAGCCCGCTCCCGGGCTGGATCAACGTCTCCAACGCTGCGCTCGCCCTCGTCGTCGCCCACCGGGCCGGCGTCCCGCTCGCCGACGCGATCCGCGCGGTCGCGGCAGCGCCGGGGGTGCCCGGGCGGATGGAGCGGGTCCTCGAACGTGGCGGTGGCCGTCCGCTCGCGCTCGTCGACTACGCGCACACCCCGGACGCCCTGGCGCTGGCGTTGGACGCGGTCCGGCCGGTGACCCCGGGTCGGGTGATCGTGGTGCTCGGCGCCGGCGGTGACCGGGACCGTGGGAAGCGGACCCTCATGGGTCAGGCCGCCGGGCTCCACGCCGAGGTCGTGATCGTCACGGACGACAACCCGAGGTCCGAGGACCCGGCGGCGATCAGGGCCGAGATCCTTCAAGGTGCACGGGAGCAGGGCTCCCGCGCGTCACGGGTCGACGACATCGCCGACCGGAGCGAAGCGATCCGCCTCGCTCTGCGCATCGCACAGGAGGACGACACGATCGTGGTGGCCGGCAAGGGGCACGAGCTGACTCAGGAGATCGGTGGTGTCACGTACGCCTTCTCCGACCAGGAGACGTTGCGCGCCGCCGTCGCCTCCACCACACCTGGTCACCTCGCGTGA
- a CDS encoding penicillin-binding protein 2 — protein sequence MGAPERRQAILTVITLAVMAVFGGRLVYVQAIKGPAIAQVALDDRLTTTTLPADRGEITDANGVALAVSVERYTITADQTLIASWDPTSATTPDQRGPAGAAAALAPLLELDPAELGAKLVGDRRYVILKKDVLPEVRNAVMELAIPGINAERTTERVYPAGAVGGNVIGFVGADGKGQAGIEYSLNSELSGTAGSETYERGMGYVKIPGGYDKTTPAKPGASVQLTILRDLQYKAQTAVDAMVAKTQADGAAAVVYDVTNGDILALVDSGSVNPNDPGATPAALRGSRAVSNAFEPGSTAKVITMSAALEEGIGTPTSQYEIPGQLDLGAAGTVHDAEVHGLERLTMTGILAKSSNIGAVMIGRQLPKQVRYDYLKKFGFGTATGVGLPGETAGILHPADQWDGRTEYNVLFGQGVAVNAVQDTGVFATIGNGGVHVAPHLVKGVTDADGTYHPVVPTETRVISQKTAHEVLTMLESVVDAGTGTAAQISGYLVAGKTGTSQGADKSGGLTNMTASFIGIVPADKPRLAVSVVVFHPRTSEYGGTVAAPVFSEIASYALQELGIAPSGATATPYASEW from the coding sequence GTGGGTGCTCCGGAGCGGCGACAGGCGATCCTGACAGTGATCACCTTGGCGGTGATGGCGGTCTTCGGTGGTCGTCTCGTGTACGTCCAGGCGATCAAGGGGCCGGCGATCGCCCAGGTCGCTCTGGACGACCGACTGACCACGACGACCCTCCCCGCCGACCGGGGTGAGATCACGGACGCCAACGGGGTGGCTCTCGCGGTGTCCGTCGAGCGGTACACGATCACCGCGGACCAGACGCTCATCGCCTCCTGGGACCCGACGTCCGCGACGACGCCGGACCAGCGCGGCCCGGCCGGCGCGGCAGCAGCCCTCGCGCCGCTGCTCGAGCTCGACCCTGCCGAGCTCGGGGCGAAGCTCGTCGGAGACCGTCGGTACGTGATCCTCAAGAAGGACGTCCTGCCCGAGGTCCGGAACGCCGTCATGGAGCTGGCGATCCCCGGCATCAACGCCGAGCGGACGACCGAGCGCGTCTACCCGGCCGGTGCGGTGGGCGGCAACGTCATCGGCTTCGTCGGTGCGGACGGCAAGGGGCAGGCAGGGATCGAGTACAGCCTCAACTCCGAGCTCTCCGGGACCGCCGGCTCGGAGACGTACGAGCGCGGGATGGGCTACGTCAAGATCCCGGGCGGCTACGACAAGACGACCCCGGCCAAGCCCGGCGCCTCGGTCCAGCTGACGATCCTGCGGGACCTGCAGTACAAGGCTCAGACGGCCGTCGACGCCATGGTCGCCAAGACCCAGGCGGACGGTGCGGCCGCTGTCGTGTACGACGTGACGAACGGCGACATCCTCGCGCTCGTGGACTCCGGTTCCGTGAACCCGAACGACCCTGGGGCGACCCCGGCGGCGCTGCGCGGCTCGCGCGCGGTGTCGAACGCGTTCGAGCCGGGGTCGACCGCCAAGGTGATCACGATGTCCGCCGCGCTCGAAGAGGGGATCGGGACGCCCACCAGCCAGTACGAGATCCCCGGGCAGCTCGACCTGGGTGCGGCGGGGACGGTCCACGACGCCGAGGTGCACGGTCTCGAGCGGCTCACGATGACGGGGATCCTTGCGAAGTCGTCGAACATCGGAGCGGTGATGATCGGCCGCCAGCTCCCGAAGCAGGTCCGGTACGACTACCTGAAGAAGTTCGGGTTCGGCACCGCGACCGGCGTCGGGCTCCCCGGTGAGACGGCGGGGATCCTGCACCCTGCGGACCAGTGGGACGGTCGGACCGAGTACAACGTCCTGTTCGGTCAGGGGGTCGCCGTCAACGCTGTCCAGGACACCGGGGTGTTCGCGACGATCGGCAACGGCGGGGTCCACGTCGCGCCGCACCTGGTCAAGGGGGTGACCGATGCCGACGGGACCTACCACCCGGTCGTCCCGACGGAGACCCGCGTCATCTCCCAGAAGACCGCGCACGAGGTCCTCACGATGCTGGAGAGCGTGGTCGACGCCGGCACCGGCACCGCGGCCCAGATCTCCGGGTACCTCGTGGCCGGCAAGACGGGGACGTCGCAGGGGGCCGACAAGTCGGGTGGGTTGACCAACATGACCGCGTCGTTCATCGGGATCGTCCCGGCCGACAAGCCGCGTCTCGCCGTGAGCGTGGTCGTGTTCCACCCGAGGACCTCGGAGTACGGCGGAACGGTCGCGGCTCCGGTGTTCTCCGAGATCGCGTCCTACGCCCTCCAGGAGCTCGGGATCGCCCCGAGCGGTGCGACCGCGACGCCGTACGCCTCCGAGTGGTGA
- the rsmH gene encoding 16S rRNA (cytosine(1402)-N(4))-methyltransferase RsmH: MSEQPDEAAARHTPVMLARCVELLAPALQHPGAVMVDATLGMGGHTEAVLEAFPEVTVVGLDRDPEALELAGRRLARFGERFTAVHAVYDDILGVLDRLGVPHVEGVLMDLGVSSLQLDEVARGFSYSQDAPLDMRMDASRGVTAADILNTYDERALTRVLREYGEERFAQRIARNVVAARERRPLERTSELVSILQASIPAATRKTGGHPAKRTFQALRIEVNGELETLERALPASIEALAVGGRIVVEAYHSLEDRLVKRAIALGAVSSAPVDLPVEPETHRPFLRAVTRGAEEADAAEIARNPRSQSVRLRAAERLRPTPDHLRPNRSTNTRRKGASS; the protein is encoded by the coding sequence ATGAGCGAGCAGCCAGACGAGGCGGCCGCCCGGCACACCCCCGTGATGCTCGCGCGCTGCGTCGAGCTCCTGGCGCCCGCACTGCAGCACCCCGGTGCGGTGATGGTGGACGCGACCCTCGGCATGGGTGGGCACACCGAGGCGGTCCTCGAGGCGTTCCCCGAGGTCACCGTGGTCGGCCTCGACCGCGACCCGGAGGCGCTCGAGCTCGCCGGGCGCCGACTGGCCAGGTTCGGCGAGCGGTTCACCGCCGTGCACGCGGTGTACGACGACATCCTCGGCGTCCTGGACCGTCTCGGCGTCCCGCACGTCGAGGGCGTCCTGATGGACCTCGGGGTCTCCTCGCTGCAGCTGGACGAGGTCGCGCGCGGCTTCTCGTACTCCCAGGACGCGCCCCTCGACATGCGCATGGACGCATCGCGCGGCGTGACGGCCGCCGACATCCTCAACACCTACGACGAGCGCGCGCTCACCCGGGTGCTGCGCGAGTACGGCGAGGAGCGGTTCGCCCAGCGCATCGCACGCAACGTCGTGGCGGCGCGTGAACGGCGTCCGCTCGAGCGGACGAGCGAGCTCGTCTCGATCCTGCAGGCGAGCATCCCGGCCGCGACACGCAAGACCGGTGGGCACCCGGCCAAGCGGACGTTCCAGGCGCTGCGGATCGAGGTCAACGGGGAGCTCGAGACCCTCGAACGCGCGCTGCCGGCCTCGATCGAGGCGCTCGCCGTCGGCGGGCGGATCGTCGTCGAGGCGTACCACTCCCTCGAGGACCGTCTCGTCAAGCGGGCGATCGCACTCGGCGCCGTCTCGAGCGCACCGGTCGACCTGCCGGTCGAGCCCGAGACGCACCGCCCCTTCCTCCGGGCGGTCACCCGCGGGGCCGAGGAGGCCGACGCCGCCGAGATCGCCCGCAACCCCCGGTCGCAGTCGGTGCGGCTCCGTGCCGCCGAACGACTCCGCCCGACCCCCGACCACCTCCGCCCGAACCGATCCACCAACACCCGTCGAAAGGGGGCGTCGTCGTGA
- the mraZ gene encoding division/cell wall cluster transcriptional repressor MraZ: protein MSIESSLGALGSGLPFMGTYTPRLDDKGRLILPAKFRAHLAPGLVVTRGQERCLFLLPLDEFRRMHEEIRQAPVTSKQARDYQRVFLSGASDELPDKQGRISIPAPLRAYAGLDRDVAVIGMGARVELWDLASWESYLAEQEEGYATTAEEVGRHMVP from the coding sequence ATGAGCATCGAGTCGTCCCTCGGCGCACTCGGCTCCGGCCTCCCCTTCATGGGGACGTACACGCCACGTCTCGACGACAAGGGCCGGCTGATCCTTCCGGCCAAGTTCCGTGCCCACCTGGCCCCTGGACTGGTCGTCACGCGTGGGCAGGAGCGCTGCCTGTTCCTCCTCCCGCTCGACGAGTTCCGCCGCATGCACGAGGAGATCCGGCAGGCGCCGGTGACCTCGAAGCAGGCGCGTGACTACCAGCGCGTGTTCCTGTCCGGTGCCAGTGACGAGCTGCCGGACAAGCAGGGCCGCATCTCCATCCCGGCTCCTCTGCGCGCGTATGCCGGCCTCGACCGCGACGTGGCCGTGATCGGCATGGGTGCCCGCGTCGAGCTCTGGGACCTCGCGTCCTGGGAGTCGTACCTGGCTGAGCAGGAAGAGGGCTACGCCACGACGGCCGAGGAGGTGGGGCGCCACATGGTCCCGTGA
- a CDS encoding MoxR family ATPase, translating into MLQPTPTADQLDELVDVTGRIMTGVETVLSGRPDLVRLTVAVLLAEGHLLLEDVPGVGKTTLAKALARTIDCTVGRIQFTPDLLPSDLTGVTIYRSESHEFEFRPGPIFSHIVIGDEINRASPKTQSALLESMQEAHTTVDGTTYALPRPFLVIATQNPIEMEGTYPLPEAQRDRFMARLAIGYPGAQAELEMLERQETTDPLDHLHAVTDAATVLRLITVARSLYAAPAVKRYVVALVEETRQDDGLRLGASPRAAIQLLRAAKSLAAINGRDHVLPDDVQTLAEPVLAHRLLPSTQARLAGRSPADTIRDLVARVPLPTYAPGSLDAARARRATG; encoded by the coding sequence TTGCTGCAGCCCACGCCCACCGCCGACCAGCTCGACGAGCTGGTCGACGTGACCGGCCGGATCATGACCGGCGTCGAGACCGTGCTGTCCGGACGGCCCGACCTCGTCCGCCTGACCGTCGCCGTCCTCCTCGCGGAGGGTCACCTCCTGCTCGAGGACGTACCAGGCGTCGGCAAGACCACCCTCGCCAAGGCGCTCGCGCGGACCATCGACTGCACCGTCGGCCGGATCCAGTTCACCCCGGACCTGCTGCCGAGCGACCTCACCGGCGTCACGATCTACCGGTCCGAGTCCCACGAGTTCGAGTTCCGTCCCGGGCCGATCTTCTCCCACATCGTGATCGGCGACGAGATCAACCGCGCCTCGCCGAAGACGCAGTCCGCGCTCCTCGAGTCGATGCAGGAAGCCCACACGACGGTCGACGGGACGACCTACGCGCTTCCACGCCCGTTCCTGGTCATCGCCACCCAGAACCCGATCGAGATGGAGGGGACGTACCCGCTCCCCGAGGCCCAGCGAGATCGCTTCATGGCACGCCTCGCCATCGGCTACCCCGGCGCCCAGGCGGAGCTCGAGATGCTCGAGCGGCAGGAGACGACCGACCCGCTCGACCACCTCCATGCGGTCACCGACGCGGCGACGGTCCTCCGTCTCATCACGGTCGCGCGCAGCCTGTACGCCGCACCTGCCGTCAAGCGGTACGTCGTCGCGCTGGTCGAGGAGACCCGCCAGGACGACGGCCTCCGGCTCGGCGCCTCGCCACGCGCGGCGATCCAGCTCCTGCGAGCGGCCAAGTCGCTCGCGGCCATCAACGGGCGCGACCATGTCCTTCCGGACGACGTCCAGACCCTCGCCGAGCCGGTCCTCGCGCACCGTCTCCTGCCGAGCACCCAGGCGCGACTCGCAGGCCGGTCGCCGGCCGACACCATCCGGGACCTCGTCGCGCGTGTCCCGCTCCCGACGTACGCGCCGGGATCGCTCGACGCGGCGCGCGCCCGGCGGGCCACCGGCTGA
- a CDS encoding DUF58 domain-containing protein translates to MDLRPTTRGWALAVAGAVATVVAVALGSEDLARAGALLVVLVVVSAVAATVEHHLAHRNLQVRRTITPSTLSVGRPGHVTVHITPMPGHRAQLGRLRLRERAAVELSNGQPIRATVTRRPRELALAYGVHASRRGRWPIGPITATVGDPFGLFTRSQTLGRAVDVAVWPRVVDLDVPPGGLSSDPDTAARGARTPSADDASLRVYRPGDDLRRVHWASSAKRGTLLVRNDERSGKRPVTVLLDLPVDDVGVEWSISLAASIALAMLRSGHPVRFLPTGDPGTAGPRLTQVHAHPPRNDAAVASLLDATIDLAGPVTSEQGEAQLLDAAEVLATHDPSETVIAVVGPMTPQARTALAAAVGPGHGWAVIRTHDASTAETGTTQDTRTALLHAGWWTSLASPTSDLTETWDTLVRTRP, encoded by the coding sequence ATGGATCTCCGGCCGACCACGCGCGGCTGGGCTCTTGCGGTCGCCGGTGCTGTCGCCACCGTCGTCGCCGTCGCACTCGGGTCGGAGGACCTCGCCCGCGCAGGAGCTCTCCTCGTGGTGCTCGTCGTGGTGTCCGCCGTCGCGGCCACCGTCGAGCACCATCTCGCACATCGGAACCTCCAGGTCCGCCGCACGATCACCCCGTCGACCCTGAGCGTCGGCCGGCCCGGGCACGTCACCGTGCACATCACCCCGATGCCCGGCCACCGTGCGCAGCTCGGCAGGCTCCGGCTCCGTGAACGCGCGGCGGTCGAGCTGTCGAACGGGCAGCCGATCCGCGCGACGGTCACCCGCCGACCACGCGAGCTGGCGCTCGCCTACGGGGTTCACGCCTCCCGCCGTGGCCGGTGGCCGATCGGCCCGATCACCGCGACCGTCGGCGACCCGTTCGGGCTCTTCACCCGGTCGCAGACCCTCGGTCGCGCCGTCGACGTCGCCGTGTGGCCGCGCGTGGTCGACCTCGACGTCCCACCAGGTGGTCTGAGCAGCGACCCCGACACCGCGGCGCGAGGAGCGCGCACCCCGTCCGCGGACGACGCCTCCCTCCGGGTCTACCGCCCGGGGGACGACCTCCGCCGCGTGCACTGGGCCTCGAGCGCGAAGCGCGGGACGCTGCTGGTCCGGAACGACGAACGGTCGGGCAAGAGGCCGGTCACCGTTCTCCTCGATCTCCCGGTCGACGACGTCGGCGTCGAGTGGTCGATCTCACTCGCGGCGTCGATCGCGCTGGCGATGCTGCGGTCCGGTCACCCGGTGCGGTTCCTCCCCACCGGGGACCCAGGGACCGCCGGGCCACGCCTGACTCAGGTCCATGCCCATCCGCCGCGGAACGACGCCGCGGTGGCGAGCCTGCTCGACGCCACGATCGACCTCGCAGGGCCGGTCACGAGCGAGCAGGGCGAGGCGCAGCTCCTCGACGCGGCAGAGGTCCTCGCGACCCACGACCCGTCGGAGACAGTCATCGCCGTGGTCGGTCCGATGACGCCCCAGGCGCGCACCGCCCTCGCCGCAGCCGTCGGCCCCGGGCACGGCTGGGCCGTGATCCGCACCCACGACGCGAGCACCGCCGAGACCGGGACGACCCAGGACACCCGCACCGCGCTCCTGCACGCGGGCTGGTGGACGTCGCTCGCCTCACCCACCTCGGACCTGACCGAGACCTGGGACACGCTCGTCAGGACCCGCCCGTGA